The following proteins come from a genomic window of Cuculus canorus isolate bCucCan1 chromosome 29, bCucCan1.pri, whole genome shotgun sequence:
- the LOC104055085 gene encoding keratin, type II cytoskeletal 6A → MSRQSTVRIQRGRSGFSAASAIIPNTCRTSFSSRSVTRVGSCNAGSGFARVGGGFGSKSLYNVGGCKRISVAGRGGSFYGSAGFGGGAGSIYGGSFGMPANLGYGFPAGGIHEVSINQNLLKPLNLEIDPSIQRIRKEEKEQIKTLNNKFASFIDKVRFLEQQNKVLETKWSLLQEQGMKTVRNNLEPLFETYINNLRMQLNSLLSDKGRLEGELVNTQYLVEDFKKKYEDEINRRTVAENEFVTLKKDVDASYMSKVELQAKVDALTEEINFLRALYEAELSQMQTQISDTSVVLTMDNNRNLDLDSIISEVKAQYEDIANRSRAEAESWYQTKYEELQATAGRHGDDLRNTKQEISELNRHVQRLRSEIDSVKKQCANLKAAIADAEERGELALKDAKAKLAELEDALQQAKADLARQLREYQELMNVKLALDIEIATYRKLLEGEECRLAGDGVPVNISVTRTTVGTGYGGSNLSMAGGMCNMGNSFNCGSGPGVSSTTLGGSSSSVKFVSTSSTRRSYRS, encoded by the exons ATGTCTCGCCAGTCCACCGTGAGGATTCAGAGGGGAAGAAGTGGCTTCAGCGCTGCTTCAGCCATCATCCCAAACACCTGCCGCACCAGCTTCAGCTCACGCTCCGTCACCCGTGTCGGAAGCTGCAATGCTGGCAGTGGGTTTGCTAGGGTTGGTGGTGGCTTCGGAAGCAAAAGTCTCTACAACGTTGGAGGATGCAAGAGGATCTCTGTGGCTGGAAGGGGTGGCAGCTTCTATGGATCTGCAGGTTTCGGTGGTGGTGCTGGTAGCATATATGGTGGCAGCTTTGGCATGCCAGCTAACCTTGGCTATGGATTCCCAGCTGGGGGCATCCACGAAGTCTCCATCAACCAGAACCTACTGAAACCTCTCAACTTGGAAATTGACCCCAGCATCCAACGGATCcgaaaggaggagaaggaacaaaTCAAAACCCTCAACAACAAATTTGCCTCCTTCATCGACAAG GTCCGATTCCTTGAGCAACAAAACAAAGTGCTGGAAACCAAGTGGAGCCTGCTTCAGGAGCAGGGGATGAAAACTGTTAGGAACAACTTGGAGCCGCTTTTTGAGACCTACATCAACAACCTCAGGATGCAGCTGAACAGTTTGCTGAGTGACAAAGGAAGGCTGGAGGGAGAGCTCGTCAACACTCAGTACCTGGTTGAGGACTTCAAGAAGAA GTATGAAGATGAAATCAACAGGCGTACTGTTGCAGAGAATGAATTTGTGACACTCAAGAAG GATGTAGATGCTTCCTACATGAGCAAGGTGGAACTCCAAGCCAAGGTAGATGCGTtgactgaagaaattaattttctgagaGCCCTCTACGAAGCA GAGCTGTCTCAGATGCAAACCCAGATCTCCGACACCTCTGTCGTTCTCACCATGGACAACAACCGAAACCTGGACCTGGACAGCATCATCTCAGAGGTCAAAGCACAGTATGAGGACATCGCCAACAGAAGCCGGGCTGAAGCAGAGTCCTGGTACCAAACCAAG TATGAAGAGCTGCAGGCTACGGCAGGCAGGCACGGGGACGACCTCCGTAACACCAAGCAGGAGATCTCTGAGCTCAACCGCCACGTCCAGCGGCTGCGGTCTGAAATCGACAGTGTGAAGAAACAG TGCGCAAATCTGAAAGCGGCCATCGCAGATGCCGAGGAACGTGGGGAGCTGGCCCTCAAAGATGCCAAAGCCAAACTGGCCGAGCTGGAAGATGCTCTACAGCAAGCCAAGGCTGACCTGGCTCGGCAGCTCCGTGAGTACCAGGAGCTCATGAACGTCAAGCTGGCCCTGGACATTGAGATTGCGACCTACAGGAAGCTCCTGGAGGGCGAGGAGTGCAG GCTGGCTGGAGACGGAGTCCCAGTGAATATCT CAGTGACGAGAACAACTGTGGGAACGGGATACGGAGGAAGCAACCTCAGCATGGCGGGGGGAATGTGCAACATGGGGAACAGCTTCAACTGTGGAAGTGGTCCCGGGGTCAGCAGCACCACCCTCggtggcagcagctccagcgTGAAGTTCGTCTCGACCTCCTCCACCAGAAGAAGTTACAGAAGCTAA
- the LOC104055083 gene encoding keratin, type II cytoskeletal 5, with protein sequence MSRQCAARRTGFSAASAFIPNAGSISFCSYPAAQGGSCGTAAAYGRFGGGFGSRSLYSLAGCKRIAMAGRGGGFCGPAPSGVGTEISWGFDGAFGGAFGIGGGMGGPVLPAVPARGIHEVSVNQSLLKPLKLEIDPNIQNIRKDEKDQIQTLNNKFASFIDKVRFLEQQNKVLETKWALLQEQGNKTVRKDVEPLFETYINNLRRQLSSLLADKENLAGELSKVQSLAEDFRNKYEEEINKRTAVENEFVILKKEVDATYMNKTELQARLDSLMEEIDFLRALYEAELSQMQTQISDTSVILTMDNNRSLDMDNIIAEVKAQYEDIANRSRAEAESWYQTRYEELQATAGRHGDDLRNTKQEISELNRHVQRLRSEIDSVKKQCASLQAAIEDAEQHGEMALKDARTKLAELETALQKAKADLAQQLREYQELMNVKMALDIEIATYRKLLEGEECRLSGEGASAVNISVTRTAVGTGYGSGNCLSFGGSSGVGGGICAGGMGFSSGSGQGAAGSGGSSSSAKYVSTTSSTKRCY encoded by the exons ATGTCTCGCCAGTGTGCTGCAAGGAGAACTGGCTTCAGCGCTGCTTCTGCCTTCATCCCAAACGCCGGCAGCATCAGCTTCTGCTCATATCCTGCAGCCCAAGGTGGAAGCTGCGGTACTGCCGCTGCGTACGGAAGATTTGGTGGAGGTTTTGGAAGCAGGAGCCTCTACAGTCTTGCTGGGTGCAAGAGGATCGCCATGGCTGGAAGGGGTGGTGGCTTCTGTGGACCTGCACCTTCTGGTGTCGGCACTGAGATCTCCTGGGGTTTTGACGGTGCATTTGGTGGTGCCTTTGGGATTGGTGGTGGAATGGGTGGCCCTGTACTCCCTGCTGTCCCAGCCAGGGGCATCCACGAAGTCTCAGTCAACCAGAGCCTTCTGAAACCTCTCAAACTGGAGATTGACCCCAACATCCAGAATATCCGTAAGGATGAGAAGGATCAGATTCAAACCCTCAACAACAAATTTGCCTCCTTCATTGACAAG GTCCGATTCCTTGAACAACAAAACAAAGTCTTGGAGACCAAGTGGGCTCTTCTGCAAGAACAGGGGAACAAAACCGTCAGAAAAGACGTCGAGCCCCTCTTCGAGACCTACATCAACAACCTCAGGAGGCAGCTGAGCAGCTTGCTGGCAGACAAGGAGAACCTGGCAGGGGAGCTGAGCAAAGTGCAAAGCCTTGCTGAGGACTTCAGGAACAA ATACGAAGAGGAAATCAACAAGCGCACGGCTGTTGAGAATGAATTTGTCATCCTGAAgaag GAGGTGGATGCTACCTACATGAACAAGACAGAGCTGCAAGCCAGGCTGGATTCCCTGATGGAGGAGATAGATTTCCTCAGAGCCCTCTATGAAGCT GAACTGTCTCAGATGCAGACCCAGATCTCTGACACCTCTGTCATTCTGACCATGGACAACAATCGCAGCCTGGACATGGACAACATCATTGCGGAAGTCAAAGCACAGTACGAGGACATCGCCAACCGCAGCCGGGCAGAGGCTGAGTCTTGGTATCAGACCAGG TATGAAGAGCTGCAGGCTACGGCAGGCAGGCACGGGGATGATCTCCGTAACACCAAGCAGGAGATCTCTGAGCTCAACCGCCACGTCCAGCGGCTGCGGTCTGAAATCGACAGCGTGAAAAAACAG tGTGCCAGTTTGCAGGCAGCCATTGAGGATGCTGAGCAGCACGGCGAAATGGCCCTCAAGGATGCCAGGACAAAACTGGCTGAGCTGGAGACAGCCCTACAGAAGGCCAAGGCAGACCTGGCCCAGCAACTCCGGGAGTATCAGGAGCTCATGAATGTCAAAATGGCTCTGGACATTGAGATTGCAACCTACAGGAAGCTGCTGGAGGGAGAGGAATGCAG GCTCTCTGGAGAAGGTGCCAGCGCAGTGAACATCT CTGTGACCAGAACCGCTGTAGGAACAGGATATGGAAGCGGAAACTGTCTCAGCTTCGGAGGCAGCAGTGGTGTTGGAGGTGGAATCTGTGCTGGAGGAATGGGTTTCAGCTCTGGAAGCGGACAAGGTGCAGCTGGGTCTGGTGGAAGCAGTTCCAGCGCGAAGTACGTCTCCACCACCTCTTCAACCAAGAGATGCTATTAA